The region GCTATGTTAATGTACTTATCCTATTGTGAGTGGGAAGGTGTTATCTTCCAGCCAAACAGTAAAAAGCTGGTTTAATGCTGAGATCTGccctttttcttccagcttaCATGAGCCAAGGAACCAAGATGGATCAAGAGGCAGGAAAGATTTCTTTGCTATTTATCAAAAATGACACTCTACCTCTTGCTGAAACTTTGATCTGCAGATAGTACATAGTGCTTGCCAGACATTAGTTTGGCCCTCCACAatttctgcttgtttgtttgtgttgcttttgtttaGTGTATGTAGAAAACCCAATGTGACGCTCACTCATATCAGTAAGAGACTTTCCTTTGGCTCCGGTGACCTTAAATTAACTCCAAAGCCACTGCATGCCATGGTGACATCGCAGGCTGTATATTTTTGTCCAGACCTATATGAATACTCAGGTAAGCAGCTGCATAAATGGAGTTGCTCCTGCAATCAGATCAGACACTGTGTCCAGACAAGTCCAATGTGCAGATTGTGCTCAGTTCTTTAGCCCCCTCTGTTCAAAATCAGTGCTGCTGGGGCACCTGTGAGGTTTTGGGAAGTGTGTGAGGAGGAAAAGAGGTAGGGGAACAAGCTAATGCTTTACTGGCTTCTTTGGGCTCTACACATGGGTTTAGGAGAAGATTTTGcacagagaggaagaagagctaGGCCAAagttaattgcttttaaaagcctGCTCAGCAGAGACTGAATACACACGTGCAAAAAAATCATAACCGCAGCGTACATCTGCTCATTCAAACTACACAGCAACCTGTTCATTCACACTAGTGGTAAAATGATTGGGGAGGTTTGGTTTCAGAGGTTGCAGAGTACAGCCCAATGCCCTCACCCCTGCCGCTCCCACAGAAGGGGCCTTATCTCTCAGGCAAAATTCCTTGACTTTCAAGCGAGCATGAATCAGCAGACAAAGCACTCCATGGCTACAACAAAACGAAACGCTGACATCTGCTCTGCAACAACACGCTGAGAAAAGGGAGTTTTTCTCTGCGATCTCTACCATCCAATAAGCACCCCCCTTTCCTTCGTCTCAGCCCACGCCCTTGCCACCCCATTCACAGCCACACTGAACTGCCCCAGTGGCGCAGGGCTCGCCCTTGGCTTGGCAGGGCTCCATGGACCACCAGGGTCTCATCCGCCTGGCACACCTGCGGACGGGGCAGGCTCTGGGATGCTCACAGCTGGGGGGACTCAAAGAGTGAGAGGAGACTGAGACTTGTTGGAGGTCACCCAGGAAGGCTGGAAGAAGTCAGATCATCCTGCCTCCAGCCCCTGTGCTGTGATGGCGATGTCCACCCTGCCGGCTGGGCGGTGGAGCACTCTCTTCCTGGAATACACCAGTAGCTGGACAGGATGCGTTCTCAAATATCATCATTCACAAATCTCCCCCAGATTAGGTTGCAGGACAGCATTTTGACGGGACACATTACAAAGCTCCCTGGAAGGCTTGGCCGGTGGATCTACTGCTCACACTTCTCATGACCCATTTTGGCTTTCTTCAAGAATCATGACACCAGCTGCCTGGGTCATCTAGAAGGCAAGGAGGGGGAGAGCAACCCTGGGCTTGAAAGGGAagtggagaaggagaagaggaggagtaGAAGGAAGGGGGAGGATAGAAAGACAGAGCAGGGGGAGAGAGTGAGTTGCTTTGCTCCAGTGGTGAAGATCTGAATCCCAGTTCCGAGCTCTCGGCAAAGGCTTGCCGGGATACCTCATTCCCTGTCCTGTGCAAAGGTCTGTGATTGGGGATGTGGTGTGCTCAGCGGGCAGGGCCCCTCCCCTGGGCTGGATCCGCCTCTCTTATCCCCCAGATAAATTACTAGTGTCCTCACTAAATTCCtcggctttctttctctctctccctctctcacaCACTCTCACTCCCTCCCTCAAACACAGGCAAAGCAGGGTAGCGAGGCGGGAGGGCGGGGATCTTCTCTGGTCTGGTATCGCCTTAGTgctgggggggagggaaggggaagaaaatactgGCGCCCCTTCTCTCCTCCACTGCCTTGAAGTAGATTTGAAGAACtgcccttcttcctcccccctccccccttcccactggtCCTTTGGCATCTTCCAGACCATGTCCACTGGGTCCCTCAGTGATGTGGAAGATCTGCAGGAGGTGGAGATGCTGGAGTGCGATGGCCTGAAAATGGATACTAACAAAGAGTTTGGGGCGTCCAACGAGAGCAACGAGGAGGGATCCAATGGCGAGAATGGCTCCCCTCAGAAGGGGAGAGGGGCCtcgggaaagaggaaaaaagctcCCCCCAAGAAGAGCCCTTTAAATGGAGTGAGCCAGGAGGGAAAGCAGGTCCAGAGAAACGCTGCCAACGCCAGGGAGAGGGCAAGAATGAGGGTCCTTAGCAAAGCCTTCTCAAGGCTTAAGACCACACTGCCCTGGGTGCCCCCAGACACCAAGCTTTCCAAACTGGACACCTTGAGGTTGGCCTCCAGCTACATCGCTCACCTGAGGCAGATCCTGGCCAATGACAAGTATGAAAACGGCTACATCCACCCAGTCAACCTGGTAAGTCACAGCCTGCCAGGGCCAGGCAATTCATGTGCGTGTGCATGGGGAGAGGCGGGTGAGGAGCTGGGATGGGGTATGTGAGGGGAGAAACCTTTGCTGTGCTTCTCACAGAGAGTCTGATGCCAGTGGGGTGGCAAGCGGTACTGTGAGAGGGGACATGCTcccagctgccctcctgccctgtgccccaTCCGCTGCTCCTGGCAATCCCCTccaggggacaggcaggagcCACACTGGCCACAGATAGGCAGGGATGGGCTTTACTGCCACAGGAATGCCTGAGAAACCTCAGCAGGTTGATGGCAGCTTTCTACTCGCAAGCGAGTGGTTATAGGAATTTGAGGAGAGAAAGGCATGTTTTAGGAAGAACCCAACCCCAGGACCCCAGGATTTATCCTTATTCCTCCTCTCTACTAATATTTCCTGCCATCCTCAAGTCCTAGCTTTTAAAAGACACAACTCATGGGGCTCTGCGTGCAGCCTCTTGGATTTGCTGGGTCCAGGATATTTCTCCTATCCATGTAAActagcaaaggaaaaataaatatcactgTCGTTGCTCAGGGGGATTCTGCCCCAGGTACACTCCGCAAAGCCTCCCTGGGCTGCACGACATCCCTCCTTCTGCTCCCACTACCCACAGAAAGTTTTCCCCAGCAGCCCGGGGTCTCCCCAATAATCCCAGCTGCCAGAAACATCCAGTTGCCAGCTCTAAAAATATGTGCAACTGATGCAAATCAGCGATGGGCAAGATCTGCCTGGGCTTTTGAGACATACAGCCTTTATGTTGCCCATACGTGCAGACCCTGCCAGATAAAGGGATGGCAGAGGGGATGTGGGGAAGTTTCACTGGGATCCAGCTGTCTTTTGAGCTCCAGACTCCCCAGGCAAGGACATTACCTGCTGTGTCAGCTGATAAGGGCCTGggagatttctttttgttttttatttttgtttttgtgtacAAACAAAATAGTCAGTCCAACAACATGGGGAAAAACgataaagtaaaacaaattcaACACTCCATCCAAATATagccccccctcccctctcacAGAGAAACACCCAAATCTGCCCCCTGAGCCGAAGGAGGCATACAGCCTTTATGTTGCCCACACGTGCAGACCCTGCCAGATAAAGGGATAGCAGAGGGCGGCCGGGGGCTGCAGAGGCCGCCGGGCGGCTCCTGCGCCAGGACAGTGCGGCTGCGGTGGGCCCGCGGCAGGACGTGGGGCTGCTCCCGTGGGGAAGAGCCCCCAGGGTGGTGACAACCAAAGGCAGGGGGTGGCGCGGCGGGGTGCCCGCGCTGTTAGTGCCGGGGGAACGCGGATGCGCTGGGGATAGCGCAGATCCCTCCTCCCTCGCTGCCTCCCTCCCGGGGCGGATCAGCCGGGCTCCGGCGGCCCGAGGACACCCGCGGGGAGCCCGCCGCGGCTGGGAGGAGAAGCGGGATCAGCCGCCGGCAAAAGGCAGAAGGGTCCTCGTCGCAGCCAGCGGCGACTGCCCCGGCCCGAGCCCCGCTGAGCGCTGCCAGAAGCGGCCTCAGGCGGTAGATAGCGGGCTCGATCCCCCGGGGCGCTCCCGAGCTGGACCCGCTGGCGGAATAAGCGTTGCAATGTGCATTTTTCCGTATGTAACCCCCTTCCCACCCGTGTCTTTTCCTGGCTACAGACTTGGCCTTTTATGGTAGCCGGCAAACCCGAGAGTGACCTGAAAGAAGTGGTGAACACAAACCGTTTGTGCGGCCCGACGGCATCCTGAGCCCCGGCGGCCGGGCCAGCAGCGTCCCGGCGCAGCCGGGGAGCGGGCGGCGAAGCGGGCAGGGACatgccgcggccccgccgctgccccggGCCCCCGGCAGAGCGACGGGCAGAGCCGCTCTCCGGGAGCAGAGGAGACCAAATGAGCCCTAGCAAAGACTCCACCCCGAGAGATCCCGACTCTATTTAACTTTATTAAATGCGTGTACAGTCGAGTGTCCTGCAACAAGAGCCTTGCTGGTTCAAGAGCTACTAGAGGAAAGACAGAGATCAAACAAAACCTACCACGTGTGTATCTTTTGTCTGAGACCTGTGAAATATGTAGATGCCTAGAAAAACTGACTTTGACAGTCATCTCTATGAAGTAATTCACCCTaaagatatatagatatattttcttCAAGCAGGTTTTGCTCTATTTCTGTGAATAAACCTTCCTTTCCACTGATCACAGAGCGGTGTAATGTTCGTTTCCGACTCCCGGGCTCGGCGCGGGGAAGGACCGCGCCTCCGCCCGCCTCCAGCGCTCCGCGAAGCGGCCGCGCTCGCCCAGCGCTGTGCGGGGAGCCCGCCTCTCAGCCCCGGGCCGCAGGAGAGCTGCTTCCCCGGACCTAACCATGTGGAGCAAATCCCCGAGGAAGAGAGTGGCAGGGCCTGCAGCTCGTCCTCGCCGCGGGAGCTCGGCCCGGCCGCGATGCCCGGCGCCCGGGCGCTGCGGGAGCCACCCCGGCCGCTCCGCGCCGCTCGGCGCGGACGAGAGCGGTTATCTATGGATGAAGTACAGTCGGACGGAGGATCCCCCTCTGGCCCCGGTCCTCGGTGCTGGGAATTTTTAAGTTAAACATCTCCCCTCTATCGATCAGCGAGCCGTTGGGAGATGAGGCTGAGATAAACAGGAGTGCGGGACGCTCCCCCGGCAGCGGCCGCCGGCAGCTGATGCACCAGATCCCACCGCGCTGTTTAATGTTTCAGGGTTATGACCGCACTGTTTACAAGACGTCTTCGGTTATTTATACTGTTATTATTAGCAGAGGGGCTTTAAATTTCCGCTTCACTTGCTCTTTCAATAGCGTCCCTTGGTTCCGTTTGATACCTGAGTATTTTCTGGGGGAAAGCAGGAGCGGGGCAGCGCCCTGTCCGGGGGCAGCACGGCCACCCCGGAGTCGGGGATGCATCGCGGTCACCCCCCAGCCAAGCCCTCCGTCCCGTCCGGAcgccggggggcggcggcggggaccGGGGAGCGGTGACAGCACAGGGGCCACGGACCCTCCCAGGAGCTGCCTCCCCCCCGCAACCCCCCGCAAGCTGGATTATGTCTCTTCTCGTgcccctttttccccccaaaataacTGGGTGAGGTGGCGCGTCCTCCAGGCGACCCAAATTCACCAGGCGGGTTCATGCGTGGGCTAGGTTTAATTACAGCAGCTCGCTGTGAGGCGAGGGCTGTGCAAACATCTCAGCGCTCGTCATGGAAAGGGCCAGGGCCTGCTGTATCGTCCTAATGGTTTAAAAGGGGAGAGCTGTTCAATTTCACTTTTTCACAACTTTATCTCCATCCTGCACAATTAAAAGCAGACCTCCTCGCCTGCCCTAGCCATACACAACTTCACTGTCATGAGCAGGACTGCGCCAGTCAACACACACAGTTGCACACCCAGGCTTGACTGATTTTACTACCAAACACATCACCTTGAACAGCCAGAGCTCTCGCTGAAGAGATGAGCTACCCTGGTAAATACAGTTGAAAGGGCTGATCTCTTCACCCCAGACACTAGGAAATTCAGGGGGAATTGTTGTTCTCTTAAACGGAGACAGAAAAAAGCCTTCCAATCTTGAACTAAGTGCAAATGACTGATACAGAAAATGTACAAATATCACTTTAACCACCCAAGTTACCCTCTGAATTCAAATGAAccatttaatttaattactCAAAGTCTCGACTTGTATACGTACTAGTTAATGCCTGCTCAAGACTCATAGCAaggtgctgtttttcttctagaaagCAGAAACTGATAGGCATCTGGGATGTGCATAAAATTAAGAGTTAAATTCtgaatatatatacacacgctTTTTTTGCCACCTTGCTTTGCAATGCTTACTAACTGCAATCAGCATCCTTTGAACCCTTTTGAGCTATCCATATTCACTCTTAATTTGCCACCTGAAATGcagcatggaaaaaaagagaagtgagAAATGCGATAGTCCCCTGCGAAATGTGAGGAACACAGCCATAACCATGTGCCAAAAGCTGCGATGTAAACCGAACGGTAAGAGGAGGCTGTAGACCTGTAGACACTGTTAATTCTTGTGCTGCTATTCACTTTACCTACCAGTCTAGATTGCAGGCCACTTGGGGACTGAAATATTCCTTGAGCATCCTCCACCTTCCTCAGTCCTTGCCTCTAAGCAACAGttcagcaacaaacaaaaaggcaaaaagcagcgAACAATAAACAAATGCAACCGGCAATATACAGAAAGGTAAATAACTGCTTTACTCTGACTGTAAAATAATTCGTGGCTTTATCTCCATTTTAAAGATAACAAGCATATTTTCCAGAGGTATTTACGTGTCTGGGAACCCTTGGTCCACGGCCCTGATAGCATTGGCAGTTGGCTTTACAGCCCAAATTTCTTAGATGAATTAAGAGTCCTACCATGTATGTCAGGAGAACAATAAGTGAAAACAttcttccctgctgctgcaTACAATTTTACATAATAatatttgcaaacagaaaatgtatgTTTAGTCTGACTGAAGCAATTGATGATTTTGAAAGGAACTTGCTAATGTGttaagggaaaacaaggaaCCTGCTTAAATATTGATGTCgacaattttaaagaaaatatttttgctttcttgcttttctgtacAAAATGATGCATTTTAAGATTTACCAAAATATACTTAGATCCCTTCTTCATGTGGAAACAAATCTGACTTGATTTATCTTTCTGTATCTACATGGATGTAGATGCAGCTGCATGAGTGTCTGTATACATTCCCTCCTAATAATGTTTTAACTCATTGCCTGATTTCAACTGAATTTGACAGAGGTCTCGAAGATAACCGaattgctatattttttttcttttgtgaaaacAGGCAGCTgactagagaaaataaaaaatctttaaGTCTGCAGCTAAAGGAAAATTTTTGACATTAACTCAGCCCTTATCAGATACCAGAGCATACAGAGTAGACTGCCAGCTGTAGATGAAGCTTCAAACGCTGCTTCAATCACAGGATACAAGTTCACAGAAAACCTGCTTATGGACCTATGTGTTTTAAGATTAGAAGTCTCTAAAAATAGTTTAGTCCCATCTGATTTTAATActattatgcttttttttttttttttttaaggaaacacAGTTTCGCCCAACTACTTCACAACCATTTTTCAGTTCAGCTGGAGACTAGAAAAATCCTTTATTTGCAGAGCTGCACTCAGTTTTCTGGCTCCTGGGCTTGGTGCTCATGTTATACTGCTTAGCAGCAGCTTTCACAGTCCATAAGGCCTTTAGGAGCAAGCATTTTTTCCGCACCTTACAGAAAAAACGTTTTAGGCTTATCTTATCCTCTTGCTGTGATGGAAATCTGCCAACCCGAAACACCAACATAGCAAGAAATCCACTTTACAAACACCTCCACAAAGCCTTGCTGTCCTGGGCACTGACTGGGGCAGCAGCCCCCAGGCTGCAAGGTGCACAAGGAGTACACACGCTGGATAGCTTGTTCTTTGAAGTGTCTGCAAGGTAGAAGGTTGAAATTCCCGGCTCACCTCAGCAActaaaagacacagaaaatccATGTGGTTTCTTCTGTAAGGAATCTGGTTTGAATCCTGGATATAATGACAGGATCACAAGCATGGGTTTGTTCGAAGCATTTATATCGGTAACCGCACAGCTGTGCCTGCCTAGAAACACATGCTTCCTTATAAATGAATCACATATACTATTCAAAAGGTAATCTTTCCTGAAACCCCATTGTCATTGTCATTCATTGTTTTTTGtagtaaatatatacatatatatatatatacacacaccaaAGACATTAGCTAATTTACAGGTAGTAAGCCATctaaaagagaacaaaactcACATATATCTGGTGTACAAGTGGAGAGTATAATGTGATAAAAGTGCAGGGTATTTCTAGTTTCTGTCTAGATATCTGAATCTAGATTACCACTCAGAGTCTGCAAAAAGGGACAGGTTTTCAGAAGACATTTAGATGACATTGAAATGAAATTCAGTCTCCATGAAATAGAAATTTGTGGCAGCAAACAAGCATTCTGTAATTTCCATGTATATACACACCCAGAAATACCTCCGTATAGAATTTCCCCCAAGAGCAAATAATTCAAATTGTCCCTTTTCATTGCTGGCCCATGTAGCACTGACCATTCTTGTACTAAGCCTGTGCTACCAAACACAGACCCACAGGATAAAAACAACTTTGTGCTCGCTGTTCAGCTGTGGCTTGCTTCATGCTCTTCAGCCCAGAGTGCTTTATGGATGGGAAGCGGCACAACCAGTAATAATGGCTTTTTTGTCCTTAGTGCTGCCAAGCTACTTGTGTATTACGGCTTGGTGAATTTCTGCAACCCTGACCTAAAACTTATGCTCTgcaaggaatggaaaaaaaccccaaaaaaccccaaaacttgaGTTACCTTTGCAAGGACTGCTGCCGGCAGATGCCAAACCCAGCAAAGTTCCGCAAGTAactcatttttcttcagctcaCTTCAGACACTGGTGTATCTGAGCTAGCTGAATAAAAACAGCTTTGAGTAGGCCCAGGCATGCAGTCATCGCATTTCCCAACTGCTGCGTGGACATACCCTAGGGTCACAACAGTCCTGAGATGACGCATTTTCTTGCCTTAGGGTTTTGCCCTTAAACTGAAACTTGTAAACAGACCAACTGCGTCTTCAAGCTGATGCGCATGCGTGCACAGGGCTACACCGTCCTTGCACGGGCAGTGGAGAGATTCAAACCTCCTTGCAAGGAAAATAAGAGATcataacaaaagcagaagaataaaaaccaaTGCAAACTCCTACTTCACTTTAAATTCTACGAGACCATTTTCCTTAAGCAAGGACGGAAAAAACAACCCTTATTTACATCTCAGTCTGCTATGTAAACTGTAAGGCCATATCCAACTGTAAATACGGATTATCTACACACTCAAGTTTTCTCTCAGTTGTTTGCGTGCTGTTTAAGAATGGGGATCAGAAATGCTAGGGAAAAAAAGCTACACAGCCAGATGAGTGGAAGTGGGGAAAAAGCATAGAATAATCCCTTTTCCTCTGATTACTACTGCTCAGTCCTTGTGAAAGGATGGGCTTGGGAAGGGAGGAACTATCAGCAGCTCCATCACAGCCGGGTAGAGCCGGACCACCAGGGAGATGGAAAGCGGGaggctgggagctgcagctgccttCTCTGGGAGGAACATCTGTGAAACCCTGGGCGGCAGCAGCAGTGGAGGAGGAGCGGGCACAGGCAGCAAGGGTTCCCAGGGATGTGCTCACAGAGATAACTGTCCTGCTGGACGgcttcccaggctgctgcagcggCACTTCCCTCCCCCAGCAGGGATGAGGCAAAGACCATCGTGTGCGACACGCAATCTGAGTGTCAGCGCGGCCTCTTGCTTCAGCATCCTGCTGCTTGTGGTGATTTCTGACGGCCGAGCCGCCCAGAATGAGAACAGTTCTTCCTCATTGATAAAATATACTGTTTTGTTCTTATGTAGGGACTTCCATATGGCTAGCACCTCAGACTTAATgcagaaattaaacagaagaCAGCAGATACCTTTGAGCATGTGCTGTCGCCTCataaacaaatgtttttctatAGGAGGTCACTACAATTTACGGATGGGAAGACAAAGAGGAGCAGAGCTGACAACTGACTGGCTGAAGGTTTACACGTTGGCTTGGTACAGGCTCAAGGCACCAGCTCTTCTGGGGCACAAACTGAGCAGATGTTCTCTCAGGGATGCTGAAATCTCCAGGGATCTTTGCTCTTTGAATTCAGCATAAAAATAGGCACAGGGAAGGATCCTCTCAGGCTATATATCTATCTAAAACAGGCTATGGACCACTCTGTGGCTCTGAGAGCCAGTGCTGTAGCTGGGATCACATCCACACACATCTGTGTTTTATTCCGCTCTCACCAAAGGGTGAGAACTGCCCCTGGCACACGTTATTCCCAAACTGTGCTTGGGCACTTTGTCGGATAAAGTTAGTCAAACAGACCGAAGGACTGACAAGGACCTTGCTAACAACTCAGCACTCCAAAAAATAAGCCTTTGCCTTGTGTTATTTATCAGTTTTGCTGCAGCCTGAGAAGCTAGAGTGATAAAGGTACTTGATGCCTTTGTCTTATCCCAGCCCCATGCTTTTCTCACTTGTTTTCTAGATCAACCTGCTATCTTCTTCTATGGGCCAAAAATTCTTCGTGAGGGCCCTCTTTGCTATTTGTATCTCATAACTAATACATTAAGAGTAGACATCACTAGAAGCAAGGGGCCAAGTTGAAAAACAAACTTAAGATGAGATTTAAACATTATATCCTAAATTGTAACACTGAAAACCTTTGTTCCTTTGTTGCCCAACTCTACTAAGCTCTGCATACATTTTCTACCTGAGTTGTGAGTTCTCTGATGACAAAATTTTATATATGTCCTCTGAGTAACTCTTTCTCGCCATTGCCAAGCAGCTCCATGTTAATAGTTGGGCaggctttttttggtttgtttggtttgattagtgtttttctttttatgaatacaaatataaaaattaatatatattataaaattaAGCAGAATAGTTTAATATTATGGAGGTGACTGAAGTACCACTGACAGCAGGGAGGCAACAGTTTAATAGTGCTGGCATGAGTTGTCATACTGTACATCATCAGAGAAGTGTGAGAAAGCACATTGGAGTTTCATCTGACAAACTTAAGCCCTGGAGCGAAGCATTCCCTCCCTGGTTGATCTCCTGCCACAGGGTTAAATTTGTTCCCTGCTGGCTGCAAGCCTGGGAGATGTCTCATACTTAACCTACAGTACCACATGCATGCAGCTGATGAGCGCTCCGCAAAATGTCATTTCTATGGAACATGGGAGATACAGTTGCTCCTAGGTACTTCCTcttcaaacaaaaatacttcACTACAGTCTTCTGCACAGAGCCCAAAGTACTTAAGAGGCAGCCGCATAAAACTCTTTATCTAGCCTTCACTGTGGGCTGCCTCAAGGGGCCgtccatctttcttctctcctctctacACTTCTCCACAGTCTAACTTGCACCGGATTTTTATCTGACTGAAAACTGATCctgcaaaaatgcaaaaatccaGATAACCAAGCATTTTCTTCCGTTTGAcgagttatttttttttacataaaccTGCAGTTAGATCTGTGTAACAATATCATGTAATTGCACCTTTGTTCACTCTCACTGCTGTAGTTTATGGAACCAAAATATGTGCGGTGTCCTAAAGTTTGGTTACCCTCATTTTAATGCACTGGTACTGGTGGTCCCAAGCAGCCCATGGTGCTACTCTGCAGAATGTCCAACCACAGAAAACAGCCTCCCCGCAACTCCATCTCCTCTTTACTTCCCAAACAAGGaactgagaaaaaaaggcacaggaaaatgaaatcaCGTAGTAAGAGACAGTGTCTGTGCCTTCCCTGTTTGAGTCAGCACAGTGTCTGTGAAGTGAGAACACGCAATGGGCTGATGAGGACACAGTTCCCACATGTGGGAAATCCTTCACACCTCAGACACCCCAGTGGGGGAAGCCATGGAGCCAAGTTAGAGTTGCACAGAGGGACAGAGATCAGGACGGGGAGAACATACGGACAGAATAAGCAGTTTTGTAACTATGTAGGTGTGGAATAAAATTGCAGGCACAACTGATAAACTTACATGTCAAATTAGGTAGACGCCAAATCACCTTATTTGAATTGCATGTCCACATTTTGCAAGTATATGTTTAAAGAGGCAATCTTCAGGACATGTCCCAGTCTAAAGGGGAAAAGCTCAGGCTGACAGAGCAGCCAAAACTTCGACATGGTAAGAGTTCATCTCTTCatcagtaaaaaaatatttcttaatgtcCAGGGATGAGTGCACATTTCTGTGGAACATCTGCTAGAAAAAGTTGTATCCTGAAAAGAAGCAGCATGTGGAGATAAACaatgaataaatatttgctaGAAGATATTTTGTGTTGAATTTATGTAGACCTTTATGAGTatgctaaaaaacaaaacaaaacacacacaaaacaacaacaaaacaaacacggAAGCTTGGTCAGAATTCAAGCAAAATCATGGTTTATAAAGCTTTCCTTCATAACTTGCCTATATAATctgctgttcagaaaaaaataaatcagcatctGTTGTGATACAGCCATATAGAACTCAAAAGAATTGTCAGGGAGAAGCCATTAGAACAAATTACCCCACATTATCCGTGTTAATTGTAATGACTCAGAGCCTTTAAGCTGAAGTCTGTGAAGAATTATAACAGTCTTAAGACTCTCCATAAAAATTCTGGAGATCCCGCGCAGAGTTACTGAACTGTGTTAACAGTTGCTCTAAACTCCGACTTCTCGTTTCCAAAAGCTTTTTTCTGGCTGGAGC is a window of Columba livia isolate bColLiv1 breed racing homer chromosome 3, bColLiv1.pat.W.v2, whole genome shotgun sequence DNA encoding:
- the TCF21 gene encoding transcription factor 21; this encodes MSTGSLSDVEDLQEVEMLECDGLKMDTNKEFGASNESNEEGSNGENGSPQKGRGASGKRKKAPPKKSPLNGVSQEGKQVQRNAANARERARMRVLSKAFSRLKTTLPWVPPDTKLSKLDTLRLASSYIAHLRQILANDKYENGYIHPVNLTWPFMVAGKPESDLKEVVNTNRLCGPTAS